One window of Ignavibacteriota bacterium genomic DNA carries:
- a CDS encoding substrate-binding domain-containing protein encodes MRSRLLVLSGSLLLASAILIGCGGKNTAPSQKRIAGIVFQEDQFFRLVLFGMRDAAKKAGVELLEANSAGRPDKEIQLVNTYIAQGVDAIVISPLSARASMSALQRAKEKGITVITYNTTVENAIPASFIESDQVELGASTGRAARAYIDSVLGGKATVALLGFQSQAPEIYKQRRDGFVNEITQLPGVKIVAEQDAWLAEQAVKKVGDILTAHPGVNLIWSANEGGTVGAVMAVKNSGRTGRVAVFGTDASDQLADFLLAEEPVLQAVTGQQPFLIGSRAVDAALGVLAKQQVGARVALPGRLLTRTRPDDVRTFKSELQSMLSHDHP; translated from the coding sequence ATGCGCTCCCGACTCCTCGTCCTCTCAGGCTCCCTGCTCCTTGCCTCCGCCATTCTCATCGGCTGCGGCGGGAAGAACACCGCCCCGTCGCAGAAACGGATCGCGGGCATCGTGTTCCAGGAGGATCAGTTCTTCCGGCTGGTGCTCTTCGGTATGCGTGACGCCGCAAAGAAAGCAGGCGTGGAACTCCTCGAGGCCAACAGCGCGGGGCGGCCGGACAAGGAGATCCAGCTCGTGAACACCTACATCGCACAGGGCGTGGATGCGATCGTGATCTCTCCGCTCAGTGCGCGCGCTTCGATGAGTGCGCTCCAGCGCGCAAAGGAGAAGGGCATCACGGTCATTACCTACAACACAACGGTGGAGAACGCCATCCCCGCCTCGTTCATCGAGAGCGATCAGGTGGAACTCGGCGCATCCACCGGGCGTGCGGCACGCGCCTACATCGATTCGGTGCTCGGCGGCAAAGCCACCGTGGCACTCCTGGGGTTCCAATCGCAGGCGCCGGAGATCTATAAGCAGCGTCGCGACGGCTTCGTGAACGAGATCACGCAGCTTCCCGGCGTGAAGATCGTTGCCGAGCAGGATGCCTGGCTCGCCGAGCAGGCCGTGAAAAAGGTGGGCGACATCCTCACCGCACACCCCGGCGTGAACCTGATCTGGTCCGCGAATGAAGGCGGCACGGTGGGCGCGGTGATGGCAGTGAAGAACTCCGGCCGCACCGGCCGCGTTGCGGTGTTCGGCACCGACGCAAGCGACCAGCTCGCGGATTTTCTGCTTGCGGAAGAGCCGGTGCTCCAGGCCGTGACCGGACAGCAGCCGTTCCTCATCGGCTCGCGCGCGGTGGACGCAGCACTCGGCGTCCTCGCCAAACAGCAGGTCGGTGCGAGGGTCGCCCTTCCCGGCCGCCTGCTCACCCGCACCCGGCCCGACGATGTACGCACGTTCAAGAGCGAATTGCAGTCGATGCTCTCCCATGACCATCCTTGA
- a CDS encoding ABC transporter permease, with amino-acid sequence MKLSSHTFVLEAVLAVLCVALALAAPGFFTAENLLNVLRNISMQGIIALGMTMVIIAGEIDLSVGSAVAFAGCWMAWLTGHLGAAVSPVPAVLIAMLITIGTGLVPGWITGVLRTRYGVPSFITTLALLTGLSGIAELLTDGFPLTPFPEWYGTLGGGYLAGIPVPAIIFVATFGVILVLMNHTVFGRSVYAVGGNSEAARLSGIPVARIKTAVLALTSGLAAVAGILQSSEIMSGTATTAKGWELDIIAAVIIGGTSLTGGAGTVRGTMVGIIFLGVIINGMTLLNVNEYWQHVVRGGLILTAVLLNRMQKYSSANGAHA; translated from the coding sequence ATGAAGCTTTCGTCCCATACGTTCGTCCTGGAAGCTGTCCTCGCCGTTCTGTGCGTGGCGCTCGCTCTTGCCGCTCCCGGGTTCTTCACCGCGGAGAACCTTCTGAACGTCCTGCGGAACATCTCCATGCAGGGGATCATCGCGCTCGGCATGACGATGGTGATCATCGCCGGCGAGATCGACCTGAGCGTCGGCTCCGCCGTCGCCTTCGCCGGCTGCTGGATGGCGTGGCTCACCGGCCATCTGGGAGCCGCAGTCTCGCCTGTTCCCGCGGTGCTCATCGCCATGCTCATCACCATCGGGACCGGTCTCGTGCCGGGATGGATCACCGGCGTCCTCCGCACCCGGTACGGCGTGCCGTCGTTCATCACGACACTGGCCCTGTTGACCGGGCTGTCGGGCATTGCCGAGTTGCTCACCGACGGCTTCCCGCTCACGCCGTTCCCCGAGTGGTATGGCACGTTGGGCGGCGGGTATCTTGCCGGGATCCCCGTTCCTGCCATCATCTTCGTCGCCACCTTCGGCGTGATCCTGGTGCTGATGAACCACACGGTGTTCGGCCGCTCCGTGTATGCGGTCGGTGGCAATAGTGAAGCCGCACGGCTGAGCGGCATCCCCGTGGCGCGCATCAAAACCGCGGTGCTTGCGCTCACCTCCGGACTCGCCGCCGTGGCCGGCATCCTGCAGTCCTCGGAGATCATGTCCGGCACCGCAACCACAGCGAAAGGATGGGAACTCGACATCATCGCAGCGGTGATCATCGGCGGCACGAGCCTCACCGGCGGTGCAGGCACGGTTCGCGGTACGATGGTGGGCATCATCTTTCTCGGCGTGATCATCAATGGCATGACGCTGCTGAACGTGAACGAGTACTGGCAACATGTGGTGCGGGGCGGACTGATTCTCACGGCCGTCCTCCTGAACAGGATGCAGAAATATTCCAGCGCGAACGGAGCACACGCATGA
- the rsgA gene encoding ribosome small subunit-dependent GTPase A yields the protein MRAFGWHASFAAHLAALGDPSLEPGRVIIRQKNRYTLTDGEREWDAEISGRIHYAARTAGDYPAVGDWVAIKKRPGEGTATIHTILTRRSCFTRRNPGEREEEQIVAANIDVVFLVDAFDAGVNIRRLERYLVLASQGGARPVIVLNKADLDPDADEVVDEVRATIPGIPVVVTSAKKRSGLAAVLEHLPAGETAALLGPSGAGKSTIANALLGEERFITGDVREGDRKGRHTTSHRELVQLPSGGLLIDTPGMREIQLWDADEGVEETFEDIEELALQCRFTDCNHASEPGCAVNAAIERGELDPGRLGNFEKMLRERAYQERRTDKAAQLREKERWKKIMKDFKKGKGQGDKYK from the coding sequence CTGCGTGCCTTCGGCTGGCACGCTTCGTTCGCAGCGCACCTGGCCGCACTTGGTGATCCATCACTCGAGCCGGGACGCGTGATCATACGCCAGAAGAACAGGTACACGCTTACCGACGGCGAGCGTGAGTGGGATGCGGAGATCTCCGGCCGCATCCACTATGCCGCACGAACGGCCGGGGACTATCCGGCGGTAGGCGACTGGGTCGCGATCAAGAAACGACCCGGTGAAGGCACCGCCACGATCCATACGATCCTCACCCGCCGCTCCTGCTTCACCCGCAGGAATCCCGGCGAACGCGAAGAGGAACAGATCGTCGCCGCCAACATCGATGTCGTCTTCCTCGTTGATGCGTTCGATGCAGGCGTGAACATCCGCCGGCTGGAACGGTATCTCGTGCTCGCTTCCCAGGGCGGGGCACGCCCGGTGATCGTTTTGAACAAAGCCGACCTCGATCCCGATGCGGACGAGGTCGTGGATGAAGTGCGCGCGACCATCCCGGGAATCCCGGTGGTCGTCACGAGCGCGAAGAAGAGGTCCGGGCTCGCCGCGGTACTGGAGCACCTGCCTGCCGGAGAGACCGCGGCATTGCTCGGCCCCTCGGGAGCAGGCAAATCCACCATCGCCAATGCCCTGCTGGGAGAGGAACGATTCATCACGGGGGATGTGCGCGAAGGCGACCGGAAAGGCCGCCACACCACGAGTCACCGGGAGCTTGTGCAGCTTCCGTCAGGCGGACTCCTCATCGATACGCCGGGGATGCGCGAGATCCAGCTCTGGGATGCGGACGAAGGGGTGGAAGAGACTTTCGAGGACATCGAGGAGCTGGCGCTGCAATGCCGCTTCACCGATTGCAACCATGCCAGTGAGCCGGGATGCGCGGTCAATGCGGCGATCGAACGGGGTGAACTGGACCCGGGGCGGCTGGGGAACTTCGAGAAAATGCTGCGGGAGCGCGCCTACCAGGAACGGAGAACAGACAAGGCCGCCCAGCTCCGG
- a CDS encoding uroporphyrinogen decarboxylase family protein has protein sequence MNGTERCLAALRGEWPDRVPVILHNFQMAAREDGITMGRFRRDPRALADAFIHAVERYGYDGIIVDVDTVALAEAAGVPVDLPEDAPARAHRGRLNQLREVRELAPVDLRNAERIGVWLEACRLLVQHFKGEVAIRGNCDQCPFTLAALVRGMDSWMAELLDPDGEEDIHALLEHCTAITSQFLVLMAETGVTMLSNGDSTAGTDLISPRLYRRFALPYEQRIVATAHGLGKPYILHICGDTGPIIEDMIATGADGLEIDYKTDMLLAHRMMATRTAFVGNIDPSGVLALGRPAEVAQKTRALLELFADTPRFILNAGCALPPDTPPENLRAMIATAREFR, from the coding sequence ATGAACGGAACAGAGCGGTGTTTGGCCGCCCTGCGCGGCGAATGGCCCGACAGGGTTCCGGTGATCCTCCACAACTTCCAGATGGCGGCGCGGGAGGACGGCATCACCATGGGGCGCTTCCGGCGCGACCCGCGGGCGCTTGCCGATGCGTTCATCCATGCCGTGGAGCGGTATGGCTACGACGGCATCATCGTGGATGTGGACACGGTGGCGCTCGCTGAGGCAGCCGGTGTTCCCGTGGACCTTCCCGAGGATGCACCGGCACGTGCCCATCGTGGCCGGCTCAACCAACTCCGCGAGGTGCGCGAACTCGCGCCGGTCGACCTCCGCAACGCCGAACGTATCGGCGTATGGCTGGAAGCGTGCCGCCTCCTTGTCCAGCATTTCAAAGGAGAGGTTGCGATCCGCGGCAACTGCGACCAGTGCCCGTTCACCCTCGCCGCGCTTGTGCGGGGGATGGATTCGTGGATGGCCGAATTGCTGGACCCCGACGGTGAAGAGGATATCCATGCACTCCTCGAACATTGCACCGCGATCACGTCGCAGTTCCTTGTCCTGATGGCGGAGACCGGCGTGACGATGCTCTCCAACGGCGACAGCACCGCAGGGACGGACCTCATCTCGCCGCGACTGTACCGGCGCTTCGCGCTGCCGTACGAGCAGCGCATCGTTGCCACGGCACATGGACTGGGAAAGCCGTATATTCTTCATATCTGTGGCGACACCGGCCCGATCATCGAAGACATGATCGCGACGGGAGCAGATGGACTGGAGATCGACTACAAGACCGACATGCTCCTTGCCCACCGGATGATGGCCACGCGTACGGCCTTCGTCGGGAATATCGATCCGAGCGGTGTCCTCGCGCTCGGCAGGCCGGCGGAGGTCGCACAGAAAACACGGGCACTGCTGGAACTGTTCGCGGACACTCCACGTTTTATTCTGAACGCCGGCTGCGCCCTTCCACCCGATACACCGCCGGAGAATCTCCGTGCCATGATCGCAACAGCAAGAGAATTCCGTTGA
- a CDS encoding sugar ABC transporter ATP-binding protein, whose translation MYARSRANCSRCSPMTILELQQVAKTYPGTVALKDFSVRWTGGSIHALIGRNGAGKSTLVRILTGAIAPSSGTVLLNGNEVRFRSPGDARRAGIAAVHQELSLLPDLSIAENIHLGRLPRRTGALSRFVDWKEASRRTEELFTGLRLSLSPSAKVGTLPVAQQQLVEIAKAMSADPDVLLLDEPTSALSFAEAEAVFALLRTLAARGVLILYITHRLGELRQLAGTITALRDGVCGGSFPAAEVTPAQMVNMMFGEDVKLTRMLDHEPGQRTVLQVRGLSRPPAFQDVDFDVREGEVLGIAGLLGSGRTELLRAIAGADVPVSGDVLVNGTVTHPSDPGVMKRAGVVMAPESRKDHGLVTSLSVRANLCLAALTRLTERGFVSTRREDELVTTAIRECGIGVPDQRMPVSALSGGNQQKVVLGKWLATDPRVLLLDEPTRGIDLSARAQIAQTITALSKRGLATVVVSSELEELLLLCHRILVMRHGRIVGELDGGTTTLEELLAQCMEPT comes from the coding sequence ATGTACGCACGTTCAAGAGCGAATTGCAGTCGATGCTCTCCCATGACCATCCTTGAACTCCAGCAGGTCGCCAAGACCTATCCCGGCACCGTTGCCCTGAAGGATTTTTCCGTCCGGTGGACGGGCGGGAGTATCCATGCGCTGATCGGACGGAACGGCGCAGGAAAGAGCACGCTCGTCAGGATCCTGACGGGAGCCATCGCCCCTTCATCCGGTACCGTCCTCCTGAATGGCAATGAAGTCCGCTTCCGCTCTCCCGGCGATGCCCGGCGGGCAGGCATCGCTGCCGTGCATCAGGAACTCAGCCTGCTTCCGGACCTCAGCATCGCGGAGAACATCCATCTCGGACGGCTGCCGCGACGCACGGGTGCCCTTTCGCGCTTCGTGGATTGGAAAGAAGCCTCCCGGCGCACCGAAGAATTGTTCACAGGCCTGCGCCTTTCACTCTCTCCTTCGGCGAAGGTCGGCACCCTGCCGGTGGCCCAACAGCAGCTTGTCGAGATCGCCAAGGCGATGAGCGCCGATCCCGATGTCCTGCTCCTCGATGAACCGACCTCCGCACTTTCGTTCGCGGAAGCAGAGGCGGTCTTCGCTCTGCTCCGGACCCTCGCCGCTCGCGGGGTGTTGATCCTGTACATCACGCACCGCCTGGGTGAATTGCGGCAACTCGCCGGCACGATCACCGCACTGCGCGATGGCGTGTGCGGCGGCTCCTTCCCTGCAGCGGAGGTGACACCCGCACAGATGGTGAACATGATGTTCGGTGAGGATGTGAAGCTGACGCGCATGCTCGATCACGAGCCGGGACAACGAACGGTCCTGCAGGTGCGCGGACTCTCGCGCCCACCGGCATTCCAGGATGTGGACTTCGACGTTCGGGAGGGTGAAGTACTGGGCATCGCCGGATTGCTGGGATCGGGGCGTACCGAACTGCTCCGCGCCATCGCAGGCGCTGATGTGCCGGTGAGCGGCGATGTGCTGGTGAACGGCACCGTGACTCACCCCTCCGACCCCGGCGTCATGAAGCGCGCCGGCGTGGTCATGGCCCCGGAAAGCCGGAAGGACCATGGCCTCGTCACGAGCCTGAGTGTGCGGGCGAATCTCTGTCTGGCCGCTCTCACGCGCCTCACGGAACGGGGATTCGTCTCCACACGGCGTGAGGATGAACTGGTCACGACGGCGATCCGCGAATGCGGCATCGGCGTACCGGACCAGCGCATGCCCGTGAGCGCCCTCAGCGGCGGCAACCAGCAGAAGGTCGTGCTGGGCAAATGGCTCGCCACGGATCCCCGCGTGCTGCTGCTGGATGAACCGACCCGGGGCATCGATCTCTCGGCGCGGGCGCAGATCGCACAGACCATCACCGCCCTCAGCAAACGCGGTTTGGCAACGGTCGTGGTCTCCAGCGAACTCGAAGAACTCCTCCTGCTCTGTCACCGCATCCTGGTGATGCGGCACGGACGGATCGTTGGCGAACTCGACGGCGGCACCACGACACTCGAAGAACTGCTCGCACAGTGCATGGAACCCACATGA